The DNA window GATGAAGCGCGATAGCGAGGTTGTCGTCGTTGAGCTTCCAGAGTTCCTGGAACGTGTATTCCGCCTGCAGCCGCGTGTTGACGAAGACGAGGGTGGTTTTGTGATCCCGGATGAGATCGTAGATCGCCGGCATGGAGAGAGAGGCGGTGTGGCCGGCGAGCGGCAGGCGCTCGTCGATTTCGAGCATGCGGATGTCGGGCTGCGCGCCGCCCTGCACGACGACGAGGTCGGCAAGCTGACCGCGCTCCACTTCGTCCTCGGACGGAGACGGCGAGCGCTGCGGCACCAGATAGCGCCTGAGATCGTCCGGCTCGCGCACCGTAGCGGACAGCCCCACGGCGGTCGCCTGCGGGGCGATGGCGACAAGCCGCGCGAGCCCGAGCGACAGAAGGTCGCCCCGCTTCGAGGTGACGAGGGAATGCAGCTCGTCGAGCACCACCCGGCGCAGATCCTTGAAGAACTCCCGCGCCTCCGCATGGGCCAAGAGAAGCGCCAGCTGCTCCGGCGTGGTGAGCAGGATATCCGGCGGACGCTCGATCTGCCGGGCGCGCTTGTGGGAGGGCGTGTCGCCGGTGCGCGTCTCGATGCGGATGGGCAATCCCATCTCCTGCACGGGCGCCTCGAGGTTGCGGGCGATGTCGGTGGCCAGCGCCTTGAGGGGAGAGATGTAGAGGGTGTGGAGGCCGCGCCTGTCCTTGGCCGTGCCGCGACCCGGTCCCCGCTCGGCCAGTTCCACCAGGCTCGGCAGGAAGCCCGCGAGGGTCTTGCCCGCCCCCGTCGGCGCCACGAGCAGCACGGAGCGGTCCTCCCGGGCCTTGGCGAGAAGGTCGAGCTGATGCTCCCGGGGCTTCCAGCCTCGGTGCCTGAACCAGTCGCGGAAGATCTTTGGGAGGAGGGAGGCCGGCGCGTGGGACATCTGTCCTCAAGATAAGGTACGGTGTGCCATTCGCCAGACCGCGTCTTGACGAACGAAACAAAATTACCATGATGGCGGCACGAGGGGAGGACGATGAGCGAGGAGCTTCGCGCAGCCGAAGACGATGAGCTGGAAGCCATCGGCCGGCTCTACCACGCGGTCTGGCTGGAGACGCAGGCCCCGCTGCAGCCCTCGAGCGTGGCCGAGCATCGCGACGAGGGCTTCTTCATCGAGCGGGTGAAGCGTTTTCCCGTGCCGCCGCTCGCCGTCTATGGGCAGGGCCGGCTGCTCGGCTTCGCGGCCTGGGCGGACAACCTGCTCGGCCAGCTCTACGTGGCCCGCGAGGGGCGACGCCTCGGGATCGGGCGCGCCCTGCTGCAGGCGAGCGAACATGCGATCTGGGCCAGCGGTTTCGACAAGGCCCATCTGCGCTGCCTCGTCGGCAATCACGGCGCCCGCTCGTTCTACGAGCGCTGCGGCTGGCGCTGCACGGAAACCGTCACCGAGGACGCCGAGACCCGTGCGGGCCCCGTCCCGGTTCCCTGCTGGGAAATGGTCAAGGAGCTGACCGTGTAGACACCCGTCGAAACTCAGGGCCGGACCCTTGCCATCCGGCCCGCGATACCGTCAGCTTGGGCAAAGCCAGCAACGAGAATGAAAAGGCACACG is part of the Microvirga terrae genome and encodes:
- a CDS encoding GNAT family N-acetyltransferase, producing the protein MSEELRAAEDDELEAIGRLYHAVWLETQAPLQPSSVAEHRDEGFFIERVKRFPVPPLAVYGQGRLLGFAAWADNLLGQLYVAREGRRLGIGRALLQASEHAIWASGFDKAHLRCLVGNHGARSFYERCGWRCTETVTEDAETRAGPVPVPCWEMVKELTV